In Seriola aureovittata isolate HTS-2021-v1 ecotype China chromosome 17, ASM2101889v1, whole genome shotgun sequence, a genomic segment contains:
- the LOC130184870 gene encoding trafficking protein particle complex subunit 5-like, translated as MDTRFTRGKSSILERSLTRPKTEVSVSAFALLFSEMVQYCQSRVYSVSELQTRLADMGQSVGASMLDVLVLREKNGKRETKVLNMLLFIKVNVWKSLFGKEADKLEQANDDDKTYYIIEKEPLINAYISVPKENSSLNCAAFTAGIVEAILTHSGFPAKVTAHWHKGTTLMIKFNESVIARDKALDGR; from the exons ATGGACACAAGGTTCACTCGAGGGAAATCCAGCATCTTGGAGCGGTCGCTGACCCGACCCAAGACTGAGGTCAGCGTGAGCGCCTTTGCCCTGCTGTTCTCAGAGATGGTCCAGTACTGTCAGAGCCGTGTGTACtctgtgtcagagctgcagacacGCCTGGCCGACATGGGCCAGAGTGTAGGAGCCAGCATGCTGGATGTGCTGGTGCTGAGAGAGAAGAACGGGAAGAGGGAGACCAAAGTCCTGAACATGCTGCTCTTCATCAAA GTTAACGTGTGGAAGTCTTTATTTGGGAAGGAGGCTGACAAGCTGGAGCAGGCCAACGATGACGACAAGACTTATTACATCATAGAAAAGGAGCCGCTTATCAACGCGTACATCTCTGTTCCCAAAGAGAACAGCAGCTTGAACTGTGCTGCCTTTACTGCTGGCATCGTGGAAGCCATCCTCACACACAGTGGCTTCCCTGCCAAGGTCACTGCCCACTGGCACAAAGGCACTACACTCATGATAAAGTTTAATGAGTCGGTCATTGCCAGGGACAAGGCTTTGGATGGCAGATAA